A part of Cryptococcus gattii WM276 chromosome G, complete sequence genomic DNA contains:
- a CDS encoding Subunit of heteropentameric Replication factor C (RF-C), putative; Rfc3p (Similar to TIGR gene model, INSD accession AAW44676.1) has protein sequence MASGSLSNNKGISATAKHTDAEGYEMPWVEKYRPVLLDDIVGNSDTVERLKVIAEDGNLPHIIISGMPGIGKTTSIHCLAHALLGEAYKEGVLELNASDERGIDVVRNKIKSFAQRKVTLPPGRHKIIILDEADSMTAGAQQALRRTMEIYSNTTRFALACNMSNKIIEPIQSRCAILRYSKLNDAEVLKRLKEICDMESVKYNDEGLAALIFTAEGDMRQAINNLQSTWSGFGFVSQDNVFKICDQPHPIVIRQMIKDCQYGKIDEALARVNALWDQGYSAVDIVVTVFRVVKGMEELPEYLKLEFIREIGWTHMRILEGVGTLVQLGAMIARLNKFALPPNTLKI, from the exons ATGGCATCCGGATCCTTATCGAACAATAAAGGCATCTCGGCCACGGCTAAACACACCGATGCTGAAGGTTACGAAATGCCCTG GGTCGAGAAGTATCGTCCGGTCCTTTTGGACGATATTGTTGGCAACTCGGATACCGTTGAACGGTTGAAGGTCATTGCCGAGGATGGTAACTTACCGCATATCATCATCTCTGGTATGCCAGGTATCGGAAAAACCACTTCTATACATTGCCTGGCGCATGCGCTTCTGGGAGAAGCGTACAAAGAGGGGGTATTGGAGTTGAATGCGTCCGACGAGCG AGGTATCGACGTGGTCCGAAACAAAATTAAGTCATTCGCTCAAAGAAAAGTCACCCTCCCACCTGGAAGACACAAAATTATCATTCTTGATGAAGCGGATTC AATGACAGCCGGTGCTCAACAAGCCCTTCGTCGAACTATGGAGATCTACTCCAACACTACTCGTTTTGCCCTCGCCTGTAACATGTCCAATAAGATCATTGAACCTATACAAAGTCGATGTGCAATCTTAAGATATAGCAAGCTTAATGATGCCGAGGTATTGAAGCGGCTTAAGGAAATTTGTGACATGGAGAGC GTCAAGTACAATGACGAAGGCCTCGCCGCACTCATTTTCACTGCTGAGGGCGACATGCGTCAAGCGATTAACAATCTCCAATCTACCTGGTCAGGTTTCGGCTTTGTCAGCCAAGATAACGTATTCAAAATTTGCGATCAACCCCATCCTATTGTTATCCGCCAAATGATCAAAGACTGCCAATATGGCAAAATTGATGAAGCCCTTGCCAGAGTGAACGCGCTTTGGGATCAAGGATACTCGGCGGTGGATATTGTTGTGACCGTGTTCAGAGTCGTCAAAGGCATGGAGGAGCTGCCAGAGTACTTAAAGTTGGAGTTCATCCGC GAGATTGGCTGGACTCATATGCGTATCCTTGAAGGCGTTGGAACGCTCGTCCAACTGGGCGCCATGATCGCTCGGTTGAACAAGTTCGCTCTTCCCCCTAATACCCTCAAAATATAG
- a CDS encoding Cytoplasm protein, putative (Similar to TIGR gene model, INSD accession AAW44669.1) has product MRVARSTNLLPVTTFLISSVFLSIVLPTLAAASPSLIVDKRFEPLLPRHDGEEDDMDMGVDEVNVPTEDSPAADDAMAFVSVSSAITSSSEASAPTSSASSHVHSHDSHEAEQAPDPHAHSHGTHAAPLEMLNDTEIHRWHHFPPTYLDADFRLDADSAIFGEEFDVTWDLEEIESHRGLAFMHAFFMALAYFGVLPIALALRAADYPAHYLASIASLTIAILGWLAGAAYNAATPNYYEGAIYPKLVNILLLTSICLNVYDSLELIKRGITFYRRQDRTWTGFYNDVLRSPKSISDEKWPAARYEMVGLADADSDEEVGRERDGDGNVIFAIGNDEDNEHHDDELEHMDGTGELRHSHGSQGFDEQEIARSLLKGSKPRRPSIVIRQYSSPSRTSTGSEGTLQDTPHSSSSSPHGFLHKASQLGAYDAHSSHRRVHHDAMRAHSDEQNNRIWRSAKAKGPLRALEIVFTWVRRTQIIFAYVTMLAGIVTYTGMCRAGLVNSCAAHYIKGSIFFWYGYLTFARYLGAYADLGWAWNRRPSQNSVSAEMIECAVIFTYGITNTWMERFGAAPGSPYTVKQVQHISIAVMFWFAGLSGMLLESRWVRRVLASVMSTGRSSTKEPATYAFSFNPLPALTIGVTGLAMAAHHQTYVFQVQIHSLWGILLAGGSLFRCFTYIFLYASPPIHSALPSRPPTEILTSFGWAAGGIVFMLSNEEICWSAMRAGWDDMMAFLNFTIALTCFVFCWAVVIMAVKGWATMRIRKEEERQELVSV; this is encoded by the exons ATGAGAGTGGCCAGGTCCACAAATTTATTGCCCGTCACCACTTTTCTCATATCGTCGgtcttcctctccatcGTCCTTCCCACTCTTGCCGCCGCTTCTCCTTCACTCATTGTGGACAAAAGATTTGAGCCTCTATTACCTAGGCATGAtggcgaagaagatgatatGGACATGGGTGTGGATGAAGTGAATGTTCCCACGGAGGATTCACCAGCTGCAGATGACGCTATGGCTTTTGTCAGCGTCAGTTCGGCCAtcacttcctcttctgaAGCATCTGCCCCTACCTCCTCTGCATCTTCGCATGTCCACTCCCACGATTCCCATGAAGCGGAGCAGGCTCCTGATCCCCATGCTCATTCCCATGGCACCCATGCTGCTCCTCTCGAAATGCTCAATGATACCGAAATTCACCGATGGCATCACTTTCCGCCCACATACCTCGACGCAGATTTCCGCCTTGACGCTGATTCCGCTATCTTTGGTGAGGAGTTCGATGTCACCTGGGATCTtgaggagattgagagCCATAGGGGCCTCGCATTTATGCATGCGTTTTTTATGGCCTTGGCGTACTTTGGGGTGTTGCCCATAG CACTTGCCCTTCGAGCAGCCGACTACCCTGCCCACTACTTGGCCAGCATCGCCTCCCTCACCATTGCTATCCTTGGTTGGCTAGCTGGTGCCGCGTACAATGCCGCCACCCCCAATTA CTATGAAGGCGCTATCTACCCGAAACTCGTCAACATTCTCCTTTTGACTTCCATCTGTTTGAATGTCTACGATTCTCTCGAGCTCATCAAGAGGGGTATCACATTCTACAGGCGTCAAGATCGAACTTGGACGGGCTTTTACAATGATGTCCTCCGCTCTCCTAAATCCATCTCCGATGAGAAGTGGCCTGCCGCTAGGTATGAGATGGTTGGACTGGCCGATGCCGACAGTGATGAGGAGGTAGGACGTGAAAGGGATGGGGACGGTAATGTTATATTTGCGATCGGCAACGATGAGGACAACGAGCATCATGATGACGAACTTGAACACATGGATGGTACAGGCGAACTTCGCCATTCTCATGGATCTCAGGGCTTTGATGAGCAGGAAATTGCTCGCAGTCTTTTGAAGGGCAGCAAGCCCCGTCGTCCTTCAATTGTTATTCGTCAATATAGCTCCCCATCTCGCACTTCTACTGGCTCTGAGGGTACTCTTCAAGATACCCCTCATAgttcctcttcctctcctcaTGGTTTCTTGCACAAAGCTTCCCAGCTCGGTGCTTATGACGCTCACTCTTCCCACCGTAGAGTCCACCATGATGCCATGCGGGCTCACAGTGATGAGCAGAACAACAGGATTTGGAGGAGTGCCAAGGCCAAGGGGCCTTTGAGAGCTTTAGAGATTGTTTTCACGTGGGTTAGGAGGACTCAAATCATTTTCGCATACGTCACAATGCTTGCCGGAATTGTCACGTACACT GGCATGTGCCGAGCAGGTCTTGTCAACAGTTGTGCAGCCCACTACATTAAAGGaagcatcttcttctggtATGGGTATCTCACTTTTGCTCGATATCTTGGTGCCTACGCCGATTTAGGCTGGGCTTGGAACCGCCGCCCCTCTCAGAACAGCGTCTCTGCTGAGATGATCGAGTGTGCTGTCATTTTCACTTACGGTATCACCAACACGTGGATGGAGAGGTTTGGTGCTGCTCCTGGATCCCCATACACCGTCAAGCAAGTCCAACATATTTCCATTGCCGTTATGTTTTGGTTCGCCGGTCTTTCAGGGATGTTGCTCGAATCTCGATGGGTCAGAAGGGTTTTAGCCTCAGTCATGTCCACCGGGAGGAGCTCTACTAAAGAGCCCGCCACCTACGCCTTTAGCTTCAACCCTCTTCCCGCACTCACCATTGGTGTG ACTGGTCTTGCCATGGCTGCTCATCATCAGACATATGTTTTCCAGGTGCAGATTCACTCTTTGTGGGGTATCCTTCTCGCCGGTGGCTCCCTCTTCAGATGTTTCACCTACATATTCCTCTATGCCTCCCCTCCTATTCACTCCGCCTTGCCCTCTAGGCCGCCTACAGAAATCCTCACGTCCTTCGGCTGGGCTGCGGGTGGTATTGTTTTCATGCTTTCTAATGAGGAGATCTGTTGGTCCGCCATGCGTGCCGGTTGGGATGACATGATGGCTTTCTTGAACTTTACCATTGCCCTCACGTGTTTCGTGTTCTGCTGGGCTGTTGTCATCATGGCAGTCAAAGGCTGGGCTACTATGAGGAtaaggaaggaagaagagaggcAAGAACTTGTGTCTGTTTAA